From the Fibrobacter sp. UWB11 genome, one window contains:
- the tmk gene encoding dTMP kinase, giving the protein MKTAKKFFSLEGIDGSGKSTQIDLLVSALESEGYKVVRLREPGGAKISERIRELLLDPAFKGIMADDTELLLYNAARAQVIHEIIQPALDAGNIVIADRFAWSTFAYQGYARGLGADKVQRLTELTCGGCFPELTVVLDLTVEASRKRMATRGGAPDRLESEKAEFFERVREGYLAAGRDYSDVVSVVDADRTPDEVHRDVLSLIQAKLK; this is encoded by the coding sequence TTGAAAACAGCGAAGAAATTTTTCAGCCTCGAAGGCATTGATGGTTCCGGCAAGTCAACGCAAATTGACTTGCTGGTTTCTGCACTTGAATCCGAAGGTTACAAGGTTGTGCGTTTGCGTGAACCTGGTGGTGCGAAAATTTCTGAGCGCATTCGTGAACTGCTCTTGGATCCTGCATTCAAGGGCATCATGGCTGACGATACCGAACTCTTGTTATACAATGCTGCACGCGCCCAGGTGATTCACGAAATCATCCAGCCTGCGCTTGATGCAGGAAATATCGTTATCGCCGATCGTTTTGCGTGGAGCACATTTGCTTATCAGGGCTACGCCCGTGGGCTTGGTGCAGACAAAGTACAGCGCCTCACAGAACTCACGTGCGGCGGTTGCTTCCCGGAACTTACCGTGGTGCTTGACTTGACTGTCGAGGCAAGCCGCAAGCGCATGGCGACTCGTGGCGGAGCACCTGACCGTCTTGAAAGCGAAAAGGCGGAATTCTTTGAACGCGTCCGTGAAGGCTACTTGGCCGCCGGCCGCGATTACAGCGATGTCGTGAGTGTTGTCGATGCCGACCGTACTCCCGATGAAGTCCATCGTGATGTCCTTTCACTCATCCAGGCGAAACTGAAATGA